Proteins found in one Microcella daejeonensis genomic segment:
- a CDS encoding LpqB family beta-propeller domain-containing protein → MSEPLSPGRATGLRARILALLAVPLLLVACVQVPASGPVEAGDEIAGAADSDADILQVPDGPSAGASQEEVLRGFLAAAAGAQNNYRIARSFLVDETATAWNPQASTLVRSREGTITRDDDDTLRYAAPIIAAVDAFGRYSSAEGGVQELEPFDFVEVDGEWRISALGDGILLSQQAFPGAFSQHTLHWFDPVFENLVPELRWFPSRSEVETSIVQALLDVPSPWLQGAVVSAVPEGAQLGLTTVEITDGVASVDLTDEVLGLTNDARQRLRQQLTASLRAVSGIASVQITVDQNPIAILGDPAAGPAVVPQVDARLLLRDEEEFGFAGGGGLEALPGISAAVIGLEADAVALSYDERLAAIRTPAGVSALREGSDEPVLIDARPGQIEPAIDGFGVIWSASTDAAASSPGALRVSLIDGSAQAVETGLGAGDRLVELAVARDDARVLLLLDGSTGPRLVVAAVIRDETTGLPLRLGPFETLPIVEGAPIDAAWVDPVRVAALVDADESAFVQLIEIGGRSRSLGRPSNAVQIVGGNNGVDGLRVLDSAGLVLEPRGSGWQPTGREAVFLGVQQ, encoded by the coding sequence ATGAGTGAGCCGCTGAGCCCGGGCCGCGCGACCGGCCTGCGCGCGCGCATCCTGGCCCTGCTCGCGGTGCCGCTGCTGCTCGTCGCCTGCGTGCAGGTGCCCGCGAGCGGTCCGGTGGAGGCGGGCGACGAGATCGCCGGTGCGGCCGACTCCGACGCCGACATCCTGCAAGTGCCCGACGGCCCGAGCGCCGGCGCCTCGCAGGAGGAGGTCCTGCGGGGGTTCCTCGCGGCGGCCGCGGGCGCGCAGAACAACTACCGCATCGCTCGCTCCTTCCTCGTCGACGAGACGGCGACGGCCTGGAACCCGCAGGCCTCGACGCTCGTGCGCAGCCGCGAGGGCACGATCACCCGCGATGACGACGACACCCTGCGCTACGCGGCGCCGATCATCGCGGCGGTCGACGCCTTCGGCCGGTACAGCTCGGCGGAGGGCGGGGTGCAGGAACTCGAGCCCTTCGACTTCGTCGAGGTCGACGGCGAGTGGCGCATCTCGGCCCTCGGCGACGGGATCCTGCTCTCGCAGCAGGCGTTCCCGGGCGCCTTCAGCCAGCACACGCTGCACTGGTTCGATCCCGTCTTCGAGAACCTCGTGCCCGAACTGCGCTGGTTCCCCTCGCGGTCCGAGGTCGAGACCTCGATCGTGCAGGCCCTGCTGGATGTGCCCTCGCCGTGGCTGCAGGGCGCCGTCGTCTCCGCCGTCCCCGAGGGCGCCCAGTTGGGGCTCACGACGGTCGAGATCACCGACGGCGTCGCCAGCGTCGACCTCACCGACGAGGTGCTCGGGCTCACGAACGACGCCCGGCAGCGGCTGCGGCAGCAGCTCACGGCCAGCCTGCGCGCCGTGAGCGGCATCGCGAGCGTGCAGATCACGGTCGATCAGAATCCCATCGCCATCCTCGGCGATCCGGCGGCCGGTCCCGCGGTGGTGCCCCAGGTGGATGCTCGGCTGCTGCTGCGCGACGAGGAGGAGTTCGGCTTCGCGGGCGGCGGCGGGCTCGAGGCGCTGCCGGGCATCTCGGCCGCGGTCATCGGGCTGGAGGCCGACGCGGTCGCGCTCTCCTACGACGAGCGTCTCGCGGCGATCCGAACCCCGGCGGGGGTCAGCGCGCTGCGCGAGGGCTCGGACGAGCCGGTGCTCATCGACGCCCGCCCCGGCCAGATCGAGCCCGCGATCGACGGCTTCGGCGTCATCTGGTCGGCGTCGACCGATGCCGCGGCATCCTCGCCCGGCGCGCTGCGGGTCTCGCTCATCGACGGCTCGGCGCAGGCCGTCGAGACGGGTCTCGGCGCCGGCGACCGTCTCGTCGAGCTCGCCGTCGCGCGCGATGACGCGCGCGTGCTCCTCCTCCTCGACGGCAGCACGGGCCCGCGGCTCGTGGTCGCCGCCGTCATCCGCGACGAGACGACGGGACTCCCGCTGCGTCTCGGCCCCTTCGAGACCCTGCCGATCGTCGAAGGCGCACCGATCGATGCGGCCTGGGTCGATCCGGTGCGCGTCGCGGCGCTCGTCGACGCGGACGAGTCCGCCTTCGTGCAGCTCATCGAGATCGGCGGGCGCAGCCGCTCCCTCGGCCGCCCGTCGAACGCGGTGCAGATCGTGGGCGGCAACAACGGCGTCGACGGCCTGCGCGTGCTCGACTCGGCGGGGCTCGTGCTCGAGCCGCGCGGCAGCGGCTGGCAGCCGACGGGGCGCGAGGCCGTCTTCCTCGGCGTGCAGCAGTAG
- the mtrB gene encoding MtrAB system histidine kinase MtrB, with protein sequence MTALDWRAWLQRGLNLWRSSLQLRTVAITVALTTVAVTIISGYMSISIATNLYEDRKQQVLAEARQATANAQQLFDNAVTPTGAIDLDAANSTAGTTVLAAQSNPGGTEYAIQRTEGQSSAQVLTPTATRDFDSSAISEELTAAVAADDGRVHSQAVELTSPDGTTDPGIVVGGAIEVPTAGQYELYLVYNISDVQQTLDFVQQTLLLGSLLLVLTIGLVTYVVVRLAITPVRVAAETAEKLADGQLEERIPERGQDVIATLARSFNRMADSLQSQITQLAELSRVQQRFVSDVSHELRTPLTTIRLAGDVLFDQRADFAPSTARTAELLRTQVERFESMLSDLLEMSRFDAGAVQLDTEPTNLVRLVEDSLEAIRPIADAKGSELRLVAPGGYFEADVDARRIRRILQNLLGNAVDHGEGRPLVVHVDSDADSVAIAVRDYGIGMTPAQLERVFDRFWRADPSRQRSTGGTGLGLAIATEDTVLHAGVLDVWSIPGEGTCFRLTLPRRAGGEVRSFPLDLPPAEPLDSGAIETSPLLSAGVDDE encoded by the coding sequence ATGACCGCCCTCGACTGGCGCGCCTGGTTGCAGCGGGGTCTGAACCTCTGGCGATCGTCGCTGCAGCTGCGCACCGTCGCGATCACGGTCGCCCTCACGACCGTCGCCGTGACGATCATCTCCGGCTACATGTCGATCTCGATCGCCACCAACCTCTACGAGGATCGGAAGCAGCAGGTGCTCGCCGAGGCCCGGCAGGCGACCGCGAACGCGCAGCAGCTCTTCGACAACGCGGTCACGCCGACCGGGGCGATCGACCTCGACGCGGCCAATTCGACCGCGGGGACGACCGTGCTCGCGGCGCAGTCGAATCCGGGCGGTACCGAGTACGCGATCCAGCGCACCGAGGGGCAGTCGTCGGCGCAGGTGCTCACCCCCACCGCGACGAGGGACTTCGACAGCTCGGCGATCAGCGAGGAGCTCACGGCGGCCGTCGCGGCCGACGACGGTCGCGTCCACTCCCAGGCCGTCGAGCTCACCTCGCCCGACGGCACGACCGACCCCGGCATCGTCGTCGGCGGCGCGATCGAGGTGCCCACCGCCGGCCAGTACGAGCTCTACCTCGTCTACAACATCAGCGACGTGCAGCAGACCCTGGACTTTGTGCAGCAGACCCTGCTGCTCGGCTCGCTGCTGCTCGTGCTGACGATCGGCCTCGTCACCTACGTCGTCGTGCGGCTCGCCATCACCCCCGTGCGGGTCGCCGCCGAGACGGCCGAGAAGCTCGCCGACGGGCAGCTCGAGGAGCGCATCCCCGAGCGCGGGCAGGACGTCATCGCGACCCTCGCCCGCTCCTTCAACCGCATGGCCGACAGCCTGCAGTCGCAGATCACGCAGCTCGCCGAGCTCTCGCGGGTGCAGCAGCGGTTCGTGAGCGACGTCAGCCACGAGCTGCGCACGCCGCTCACGACGATCCGGCTCGCGGGCGACGTGCTCTTCGATCAGCGCGCCGACTTCGCGCCCTCGACCGCGCGCACGGCCGAGCTGCTGCGCACGCAGGTCGAGCGCTTCGAGTCGATGCTCTCCGACCTGCTCGAGATGAGCCGCTTCGACGCCGGCGCGGTGCAGCTCGACACCGAGCCGACGAATCTCGTGCGCCTCGTCGAGGACAGCCTCGAGGCGATCCGTCCCATCGCCGATGCGAAGGGCAGCGAGCTGCGCCTGGTGGCGCCCGGCGGCTACTTCGAGGCCGATGTGGATGCCCGCCGCATCCGCCGCATCCTGCAGAACCTGCTCGGCAACGCCGTCGACCACGGCGAGGGCAGGCCTCTCGTCGTGCACGTCGACTCCGATGCCGACTCTGTCGCGATCGCCGTGCGCGACTACGGCATAGGCATGACCCCCGCCCAGCTGGAGCGCGTCTTCGACCGCTTCTGGCGCGCCGACCCCTCCCGTCAGCGCAGTACAGGCGGCACGGGGCTCGGGCTCGCGATCGCGACGGAGGACACGGTGCTGCACGCGGGCGTGCTCGACGTCTGGTCGATCCCGGGGGAGGGCACCTGCTTCCGCCTCACCCTCCCGCGGCGCGCCGGCGGCGAGGTGCGATCCTTCCCGCTCGACCTGCCGCCCGCCGAGCCGCTCGACTCGGGTGCGATCGAGACGAGCCCGCTGCTCAGCGCGGGGGTCGACGATGAGTGA
- the mtrA gene encoding MtrAB system response regulator MtrA encodes MTARILLVVDDDMALAEMIGIVLRGEGYDPSFSHDGLDAVEAFERVDPDLVLLDLMLPGQDGIQVCRAIRESSGVPIIMLTAKSDTADVVQGLESGADDYVVKPFNPKELVARIKTRLRPSPDSGVSTMPVGDLVIDVTGHEVRRGDTTIALTPLEFDLLLALAAKPNQVFTREMLLEQVWGYQYKADTRLVNVHVQRLRAKVELDPDNPRIVMTVRGVGYRAGAPS; translated from the coding sequence ATGACCGCGCGCATCCTCCTCGTCGTCGACGACGACATGGCACTGGCCGAGATGATCGGCATCGTGCTGCGCGGCGAGGGCTACGACCCCTCCTTCTCGCACGACGGGCTCGATGCCGTCGAGGCCTTCGAGCGGGTCGACCCCGACCTCGTGCTGCTCGATCTCATGCTGCCCGGGCAGGACGGCATCCAGGTCTGCCGGGCCATCCGCGAATCCAGCGGCGTGCCGATCATCATGCTCACCGCGAAGAGCGACACCGCCGATGTGGTTCAGGGGCTCGAGAGCGGCGCCGACGACTACGTCGTCAAGCCGTTCAACCCGAAGGAGCTCGTCGCCCGCATCAAGACGCGGCTGCGGCCGAGCCCCGACTCGGGCGTCTCGACGATGCCCGTCGGCGACCTCGTCATCGACGTCACCGGCCACGAGGTGCGGCGCGGCGACACGACCATCGCGCTCACGCCGCTCGAGTTCGATCTGCTGCTCGCCCTCGCCGCGAAGCCGAACCAGGTCTTCACCCGCGAGATGCTGCTCGAGCAGGTCTGGGGCTACCAGTACAAGGCCGACACGCGCCTGGTGAACGTGCACGTGCAGCGCCTGCGCGCCAAGGTCGAGCTCGACCCGGACAATCCCCGCATCGTCATGACCGTGCGCGGCGTCGGCTACCGGGCCGGGGCGCCCTCCTGA
- a CDS encoding glycerophosphoryl diester phosphodiesterase membrane domain-containing protein — translation MTDLPPWQAPGGAAAPPSDGHPFTAPGGPAAPGGPASPGAAFPPPSGSPYGGPAAGPIGWAPPPKPGLVPLRPLGFGTLFTGSFQVLRRNPRPTFGAALLLVGLVQILSLAIVLGPTIWGLGRVLRASPEDSAAIEIGNTALTIVASLFAVALSLVASALLQGLIVIEVSRATLGEKLTMGQLFRRGRGRWGALIGWTALLSLALVAAIVILVAVVALMISVGETAGLVGGVILGIGGGLGMLVLAIWIGIKTALVPTAIVLERLPLRASVARSWRLTGGRFWRTFGILALITVIVQTASSAVATPFSIAAGLGIGLVNPAQDETTALIAVGMLYVVTIIVTIVVGAIGAVLLSAATGLVYIDARMRDEGLDLDLQRFVEERAAGREGPDPYQERAAQGLDGAAPSPQVPFTGTVA, via the coding sequence ATGACCGATCTCCCCCCGTGGCAGGCGCCCGGTGGGGCGGCAGCACCGCCCTCGGACGGGCATCCCTTCACCGCTCCCGGCGGCCCCGCAGCACCCGGCGGACCCGCCTCACCCGGCGCCGCGTTCCCCCCGCCCAGCGGTTCCCCCTACGGCGGGCCCGCGGCCGGGCCGATCGGCTGGGCCCCGCCGCCGAAGCCGGGGCTGGTGCCGCTGCGTCCGCTCGGGTTCGGCACACTGTTCACCGGCAGCTTCCAGGTGCTGCGGCGCAACCCCCGGCCGACCTTCGGGGCGGCGCTGCTGCTCGTCGGGCTCGTGCAGATCCTCTCCCTCGCCATCGTGCTCGGACCGACCATCTGGGGCCTCGGGCGGGTGCTGCGCGCCTCCCCGGAGGACAGCGCCGCGATCGAGATCGGCAACACCGCCCTCACCATCGTCGCGAGCCTGTTCGCCGTCGCCCTCTCGCTCGTCGCCTCGGCGCTGCTGCAGGGCCTCATCGTGATCGAGGTCTCGCGCGCCACGCTCGGCGAGAAGCTCACCATGGGTCAGCTCTTCCGACGCGGTCGCGGTCGGTGGGGCGCCCTCATCGGCTGGACGGCGCTGCTGTCGCTCGCGCTCGTCGCCGCGATCGTCATCCTCGTCGCCGTCGTCGCGCTCATGATCTCGGTCGGCGAGACCGCGGGCCTCGTGGGCGGGGTGATCCTCGGCATCGGCGGCGGCCTCGGGATGCTCGTCCTCGCGATCTGGATCGGTATCAAGACCGCGCTCGTGCCGACCGCCATCGTGCTCGAGCGCCTGCCGCTGCGCGCGTCCGTCGCCCGCAGCTGGCGGCTCACCGGCGGCCGCTTCTGGCGCACCTTCGGGATCCTCGCCCTGATCACCGTGATCGTGCAGACCGCGTCCAGCGCCGTCGCCACGCCCTTCAGCATCGCCGCGGGCCTCGGCATCGGCCTGGTCAACCCTGCCCAGGACGAGACGACCGCGCTCATCGCCGTCGGCATGCTGTACGTCGTGACGATCATCGTCACCATCGTCGTCGGCGCGATCGGCGCCGTGCTGCTCTCCGCCGCCACCGGGCTCGTCTACATCGACGCCCGGATGCGCGACGAGGGGCTCGACCTCGACCTGCAGCGCTTCGTCGAGGAGCGCGCGGCCGGCCGGGAGGGGCCCGACCCCTACCAGGAGCGCGCGGCGCAAGGGCTCGACGGCGCCGCACCCTCGCCGCAGGTCCCGTTCACCGGCACGGTCGCGTGA
- a CDS encoding DUF4129 domain-containing protein produces MRPSTFAPVDPSGPDAQELLLDELADPAYAAAQPTWFDLLSQAVFEWFQNLQFSPGEGPPVLALVIGGALVAVAVLVAILVYGLPRRRARSRAAGELFGESDRRSVKELRRASAAAAARGDFALAIAERFRALARALDERTLLAVMPGTTAHEAARQAARAFPAEREALEAGASAFDGVRYQGDEGDQAGYDALRMLDERLQQTSPILPSADGAGPTAPGGSPAARSRAGAPS; encoded by the coding sequence GTGAGGCCGAGCACCTTCGCCCCCGTCGACCCGAGCGGGCCCGACGCGCAGGAGCTGCTGCTCGACGAGCTCGCCGACCCCGCCTACGCGGCCGCGCAGCCGACCTGGTTCGACCTGCTCTCGCAGGCCGTCTTCGAGTGGTTCCAGAACCTGCAGTTCAGCCCGGGCGAGGGGCCCCCGGTGCTCGCCCTCGTGATCGGCGGGGCGCTCGTCGCCGTCGCGGTGCTCGTGGCGATCCTCGTCTACGGCCTGCCGCGCCGACGCGCGCGCTCCCGAGCCGCGGGCGAGCTGTTCGGCGAGAGCGACCGCCGCTCGGTCAAGGAGCTGCGCCGGGCATCCGCCGCCGCCGCCGCCCGCGGCGACTTCGCGCTCGCGATCGCCGAGCGGTTCCGCGCTCTCGCCCGGGCGCTCGACGAGCGCACGCTGCTCGCGGTCATGCCGGGCACGACCGCGCACGAGGCGGCGCGGCAGGCGGCCCGGGCCTTCCCGGCCGAGCGCGAGGCCCTCGAGGCCGGGGCCTCCGCCTTCGACGGCGTGCGGTACCAGGGCGACGAGGGCGATCAGGCCGGCTACGACGCCCTCCGGATGCTCGACGAGCGCCTGCAGCAGACCTCGCCGATCCTGCCCTCCGCCGACGGCGCGGGCCCGACTGCCCCCGGCGGCTCCCCCGCCGCCCGCTCCCGCGCCGGAGCCCCCTCGTGA
- a CDS encoding DUF4350 domain-containing protein, with translation MTVTAPTVRGTGRGAARRAAAEAVVTPTLGRSLRRAVFWIVAAAALIALGLGMLLFTGATAEADRFGADEAAPSGSRALVEVLRDQGVDVVVSGSLDGALDAVEDPASTTILAADPLGLVDPAAWSRLDGAAARLVLVEPGPDALAALTPDVFPVGSVDAEREAAGCAEEVARRSGTVEGTGPGYDSVAADAEVCFEGDGGAMLVTVPAAGADAPDDAAVSVLGGATLLQNDTVARQGNAALALGLLGEHPRLVWWVGTAADADPGAMSIAELTPGWVNPLAWLALTVGLAAAIWRGRRLGPVVVENLPVIVRTTETMEGRARLYARAGARLRALDSLRLGALRRLGESLGLGPAAGIDEIVAATASATGRRQDALRTLLVDREPETDRELVDLSDALAALEAEVHRRVGLDTSASGSPVPPASGTTDPGTTDPGTTDPGTTDPAPTRRMDR, from the coding sequence GTGACCGTCACCGCGCCCACCGTGCGCGGCACGGGCCGCGGCGCCGCACGGCGCGCGGCCGCCGAGGCCGTCGTCACCCCGACCCTCGGCCGCAGCCTGCGCCGCGCCGTGTTCTGGATCGTGGCCGCGGCGGCCCTCATCGCGCTCGGGCTCGGCATGCTGCTGTTCACGGGCGCGACGGCCGAGGCCGACCGCTTCGGCGCCGACGAGGCCGCCCCGAGCGGCTCCCGGGCCCTCGTCGAGGTGCTGCGCGATCAGGGCGTCGACGTCGTCGTGAGCGGCTCGCTCGACGGAGCGCTGGACGCCGTCGAGGACCCCGCGTCGACGACGATCCTCGCCGCCGATCCGCTCGGCCTCGTCGACCCGGCCGCCTGGAGCCGGCTCGACGGCGCCGCGGCGCGGCTCGTGCTCGTCGAGCCGGGCCCGGACGCGCTCGCGGCGCTCACCCCCGACGTCTTCCCCGTCGGCTCCGTCGACGCCGAGCGGGAGGCCGCCGGGTGCGCCGAGGAGGTCGCGCGGCGCTCCGGCACGGTGGAGGGGACGGGCCCAGGCTACGACAGCGTCGCCGCCGATGCCGAGGTCTGCTTCGAGGGCGACGGCGGCGCGATGCTCGTCACCGTGCCGGCCGCGGGCGCCGACGCCCCGGACGACGCCGCGGTGAGCGTGCTCGGCGGCGCGACGCTGCTGCAGAACGACACCGTCGCGCGGCAGGGCAACGCCGCCCTCGCCCTCGGGCTGCTCGGCGAGCATCCCCGCCTCGTGTGGTGGGTCGGCACGGCCGCCGATGCGGATCCCGGAGCCATGAGCATCGCCGAGCTCACCCCCGGCTGGGTCAACCCGCTCGCATGGCTCGCCCTCACCGTCGGCCTCGCCGCCGCGATCTGGCGCGGCCGCCGCCTCGGGCCCGTCGTCGTCGAGAACCTTCCCGTGATCGTGCGCACGACCGAGACGATGGAGGGCCGCGCCCGCCTCTACGCCCGCGCCGGCGCCCGTCTGCGCGCGCTCGACTCCCTGCGCCTGGGAGCGCTGCGCCGCCTCGGCGAGAGCCTCGGACTCGGCCCCGCCGCCGGCATCGACGAGATCGTCGCCGCGACCGCCTCCGCGACCGGCCGGCGGCAGGATGCCCTGCGCACGCTGCTCGTCGACCGCGAGCCCGAGACCGACCGTGAGCTCGTCGACCTCTCCGACGCGCTCGCCGCCCTCGAGGCCGAGGTGCACCGCCGGGTGGGCCTCGACACGAGCGCGTCAGGATCCCCCGTCCCGCCCGCGAGCGGCACGACCGACCCCGGCACGACCGACCCCGGCACGACCGACCCCGGCACGACCGACCCCGCCCCGACCAGGAGAATGGACCGATGA
- a CDS encoding AAA family ATPase, which produces MTETELRASFARVRTEVGKAVVAQDAAVSGLIVALLAGGHVLLEGVPGVAKTLLVRALSQSLSLRTTRVQFTPDLMPGDVTGSVVYDPQSGGFEFRSGPVFTNILLADEINRTPPKTQSSLLEAMEERQVSVDGTTHALPHPFMVAATQNPVEYEGTYTLPEAQLDRFLLKLVLDLPARDDEVQVLQRHADGFNPRDLAGAGVTAVLGADDITAARAEVARVGATPEVLGYVVDLARATRQSPSVKLGVSPRGTTALLAAAKAWAWLSGAEAITPDHVQAMLLPVWRHRIALRPEAELEGVSADTILRSIVSQVQVPL; this is translated from the coding sequence ATGACGGAAACCGAGCTGCGAGCATCCTTCGCCCGCGTACGCACCGAGGTGGGCAAGGCCGTGGTGGCCCAGGACGCCGCGGTGAGCGGCCTGATCGTCGCCCTGCTGGCGGGCGGCCACGTGCTGCTGGAGGGCGTGCCGGGCGTCGCGAAGACGCTGCTCGTGCGGGCGCTCAGCCAGTCGCTGAGCCTGCGCACCACGCGCGTGCAGTTCACGCCCGACCTCATGCCGGGCGACGTCACCGGCTCGGTCGTCTACGACCCGCAGTCGGGCGGCTTCGAGTTCCGCAGCGGTCCGGTGTTCACCAACATCCTGCTCGCCGACGAGATCAACCGCACGCCGCCGAAGACGCAGTCCTCGCTGCTCGAGGCGATGGAGGAGCGCCAGGTCAGCGTCGACGGCACGACCCACGCCCTGCCGCACCCCTTCATGGTCGCGGCCACCCAGAACCCCGTCGAGTACGAGGGCACGTACACGCTGCCCGAGGCGCAGCTCGACCGGTTCCTGCTGAAGCTCGTGCTCGACCTGCCGGCGCGCGACGACGAGGTGCAGGTGCTGCAGCGCCACGCCGACGGCTTCAACCCGCGCGACCTCGCCGGGGCCGGGGTGACCGCGGTGCTCGGCGCCGACGACATCACGGCCGCCCGAGCCGAGGTCGCCCGCGTCGGCGCGACGCCCGAGGTGCTCGGCTACGTCGTCGACCTCGCCCGCGCCACCCGCCAGAGCCCGAGCGTGAAGCTCGGCGTCAGCCCCCGCGGCACGACCGCGCTGCTCGCCGCCGCGAAGGCCTGGGCCTGGCTCTCGGGCGCCGAGGCGATCACCCCCGATCACGTGCAGGCGATGCTGCTGCCGGTCTGGCGACACCGCATCGCCCTGCGGCCCGAGGCCGAGCTCGAGGGCGTGTCGGCCGACACGATCCTGCGCTCGATCGTCAGCCAGGTCCAGGTTCCGCTGTAG
- a CDS encoding DUF58 domain-containing protein translates to MAVTGWFVALVALGAVPIVLLANGWAYLGWIGLCLVLAAVDLALAGSPRAVALERETAERVRLTDSAPATLLVTNTGRRMLRGVVRDAWEPSAGASPTRQPLRVPPGERRALRITLTPWRRGERRTALVTIRSLGPMRLAARQASVRAPGSIRVLPEFASRRHLPSRLARLRELDGRTALMVRGQGTEFDSLREYVRGDDVRSIDWRATARRSSGPGVAQSLMVRTWRPERDRRVVVIVDSGRTAAARIADETRIDTAFESTLLLAALADRAGDRVDAAVFDRRVRARVQGARGADLLAKLTDAMAPIDPELLETDWSAVPALVRSMSSQRSLVVIATPLESPGATRSLLAMLPQLTKKHLVLIASVTDPALAEAAAERGDRASVYRAASAERALLDAQRLAAAVRRLGGDVVSAAPHELPPAVADRYLAYKAAGRL, encoded by the coding sequence GTGGCCGTCACCGGGTGGTTCGTCGCGCTCGTCGCCCTCGGCGCCGTGCCCATCGTGCTGCTCGCGAACGGGTGGGCGTACCTCGGCTGGATCGGCCTCTGCCTCGTGCTCGCCGCCGTGGACCTCGCTCTCGCGGGCTCGCCGCGCGCCGTCGCGCTCGAGCGCGAGACGGCCGAGCGGGTCCGGCTCACCGACTCGGCGCCGGCGACGCTGCTCGTGACGAATACGGGGCGGCGGATGCTGCGGGGCGTGGTGCGCGACGCCTGGGAGCCCTCGGCCGGGGCATCCCCCACCCGTCAGCCGCTGCGCGTTCCCCCCGGCGAGCGCCGGGCACTGCGGATCACGCTCACGCCCTGGCGTCGCGGGGAACGCCGCACCGCCCTCGTCACCATCCGCTCGCTCGGTCCGATGCGCCTCGCCGCCCGGCAGGCGAGCGTGCGCGCTCCGGGGTCGATCCGCGTGCTGCCCGAGTTCGCCTCGCGCCGGCACCTGCCCTCGCGCCTCGCCCGCCTGCGCGAGCTGGACGGCCGCACGGCGCTCATGGTGCGCGGGCAGGGCACCGAGTTCGACTCGCTGCGCGAGTACGTGCGCGGCGACGACGTGCGCTCGATCGACTGGCGCGCGACGGCCCGCCGCTCCTCCGGGCCGGGCGTCGCGCAGTCGCTCATGGTGCGCACCTGGCGGCCCGAGCGCGACCGCCGGGTCGTCGTGATCGTCGACTCCGGTCGCACCGCCGCCGCGCGCATCGCCGACGAGACCCGCATCGACACGGCCTTCGAGTCGACCCTGCTGCTCGCCGCCCTCGCCGATCGCGCGGGCGACCGCGTCGACGCCGCCGTCTTCGACCGGCGCGTGCGCGCGCGGGTGCAGGGCGCGCGCGGCGCCGATCTGCTCGCGAAGCTCACCGACGCCATGGCGCCCATCGATCCGGAGCTGCTCGAGACCGACTGGAGCGCCGTGCCCGCCCTCGTCCGCTCGATGTCCTCCCAGCGCTCGCTCGTCGTCATCGCCACCCCGCTCGAGTCGCCGGGCGCGACCCGCTCCCTCCTGGCGATGCTGCCGCAGCTCACGAAGAAGCACCTCGTGCTCATCGCCTCGGTGACCGACCCCGCGCTGGCCGAGGCCGCCGCCGAGCGCGGCGATCGCGCATCCGTCTACCGCGCCGCCTCGGCCGAGCGCGCCCTGCTGGATGCCCAGCGCCTCGCCGCGGCCGTGCGCCGTCTCGGCGGCGACGTCGTCAGCGCCGCCCCGCACGAGCTGCCGCCCGCCGTGGCCGACCGCTACCTGGCGTACAAGGCGGCCGGGCGGCTGTAG